The proteins below come from a single Alkalispirillum mobile genomic window:
- the rlmH gene encoding 23S rRNA (pseudouridine(1915)-N(3))-methyltransferase RlmH: protein MRIRLISVGGRMPAWAADGYQEYAQRLGAGVSLELVEIPLGRRGKGADPRRALDEEGRRMLKALGDEQVVALDVRGKAWDTPALSRQLDGWLHDGRDLALLVGGPDGLHPDCVARANQRWSLSPLTFPHMLVRVVLAEQLYRAWSLLQGHPYHRA, encoded by the coding sequence GTGCGAATCCGGCTGATCAGTGTAGGTGGGCGCATGCCCGCCTGGGCCGCCGACGGCTACCAGGAGTACGCCCAGCGATTGGGTGCCGGCGTCAGCCTGGAACTGGTGGAGATCCCGCTGGGCCGGCGCGGCAAGGGCGCCGATCCGCGCCGGGCCCTGGACGAGGAGGGCCGCCGGATGCTCAAGGCGCTGGGCGACGAGCAGGTGGTGGCACTGGACGTGCGTGGCAAGGCCTGGGACACCCCGGCCCTGTCCCGGCAGCTGGACGGCTGGCTCCACGACGGCCGGGACCTTGCCCTGCTGGTGGGCGGCCCCGATGGGCTGCACCCCGACTGCGTGGCCCGCGCGAACCAGCGCTGGTCCCTCTCGCCATTGACCTTCCCCCACATGCTGGTCCGCGTGGTGCTGGCCGAGCAGCTCTACCGGGCCTGGAGCCTGCTTCAGGGCCATCCCTACCATCGCGCCTGA
- the nadD gene encoding nicotinate-nucleotide adenylyltransferase, whose translation MTAIAPQHRLSPLGLFGGTFDPVHYGHLRPALEAQQALGLGSVRLLPCRLPPHRDRPARDAALRLDLLRLGAREVPGFRVDDRELRRSGPSYTVDTLRELRLEQGAERPLVLLMGADSMRGLGRWYRWRELFDYAHVVVLDRPGYVPEPAAEVAPFVAERYLSGPADLRRAPAGGFFRLPVTPLAVSATRIRRLLAQGRSVRFLLPEAVRRHIHQQGLYGYPQV comes from the coding sequence GTGACCGCGATTGCACCACAACACCGCCTCTCGCCCCTGGGCCTGTTCGGCGGCACCTTCGACCCCGTGCACTACGGGCACCTGCGTCCGGCGCTGGAGGCGCAGCAGGCTCTGGGCCTGGGCAGCGTCCGCCTACTGCCCTGCCGGCTGCCGCCCCACCGCGACCGGCCCGCCCGGGACGCGGCGCTGCGCCTCGACCTGCTGCGCCTGGGTGCCCGCGAGGTGCCCGGCTTCCGGGTGGACGACCGCGAGCTGCGCCGTTCCGGGCCCTCCTACACGGTGGACACCCTGCGTGAGCTGCGCCTTGAGCAGGGCGCCGAGCGGCCCCTGGTGCTGTTGATGGGCGCCGACAGCATGCGGGGCCTGGGGCGCTGGTACCGTTGGCGCGAGCTGTTCGATTACGCCCACGTGGTGGTGCTTGACCGCCCGGGGTATGTCCCCGAGCCCGCCGCCGAGGTGGCGCCCTTCGTCGCCGAGCGGTACCTGTCCGGGCCGGCCGACCTGCGGCGGGCACCGGCGGGCGGTTTTTTCCGGCTGCCGGTCACCCCGCTGGCCGTCTCGGCCACCCGCATCCGTCGGTTGCTGGCGCAGGGCCGCTCGGTGCGTTTTCTGCTCCCTGAGGCGGTCCGCCGCCATATCCACCAACAAGGCCTGTACGGCTATCCGCAGGTTTGA
- the rng gene encoding ribonuclease G gives MVAQEILINVTPRETRVALVENGVLQELHLERARRRGLVGNLYKGRVVRVLPGMQAAFIEAGLERTAFLHASDIARAEPAPVGEANGGKPAPLPINELLAEGQEVVVQVLKDPLGSKGARLTTHITIPSRYLVLAPGSRALGVSARVEDPAERERLRSIGEALLGDRGDMGIIVRTAAEQVSEDALRADFDFLLRLWQSISERAAHAAAGQRVHEDLPLTVRAMRDLAGSEVERVRVDSRENYLNVVSFCRRFLPEMAQRVEYYPGERPLFDLYNIEDEILRALNRRVPLKSGGHLVIDQTEAMTTVDVNTGAYVGHRTLEETIFKTNLEAAQAIARQLRLRNLGGIIIVDFIDMVEEEHKRQVLRALEKALQKDHAKTQISGVSALGLVEMTRKRTRESLEHQLCEACPTCGGRGSVKSAETVCYEIFREILREARQFESRRLVVLAAAEVVDLLLEDESTSLAQLEEFIGRPIELQAESLYTQEQFDVVLM, from the coding sequence ATCGTGGCCCAGGAAATCCTCATCAACGTGACCCCGCGGGAGACGCGGGTCGCCCTGGTCGAGAACGGCGTCCTGCAGGAACTGCACCTGGAGCGGGCCCGCCGGCGCGGCCTGGTGGGCAACCTGTACAAGGGGCGCGTGGTCCGCGTGCTGCCCGGCATGCAGGCGGCCTTTATCGAGGCCGGCCTGGAGCGCACCGCCTTCCTGCACGCCTCCGACATCGCGCGCGCCGAGCCTGCCCCGGTGGGCGAGGCCAACGGCGGCAAGCCGGCCCCGCTGCCCATCAACGAATTGCTGGCCGAGGGGCAGGAAGTGGTGGTGCAGGTCCTTAAGGACCCGCTGGGCAGCAAGGGCGCGCGGCTGACCACCCATATCACGATCCCCTCCCGGTACCTGGTCCTGGCCCCCGGCAGCCGCGCCCTGGGCGTCTCGGCGCGGGTGGAAGACCCGGCCGAGCGTGAGCGCCTGCGCAGTATCGGCGAGGCGCTACTGGGTGACCGGGGCGATATGGGCATCATTGTCCGCACTGCCGCCGAGCAGGTCTCCGAGGACGCGCTGCGGGCCGACTTCGACTTCCTGCTGCGGCTCTGGCAGTCGATATCGGAGCGGGCCGCGCACGCCGCCGCAGGCCAGCGGGTGCACGAGGACCTGCCGCTGACCGTGCGCGCCATGCGCGACCTGGCGGGCAGCGAGGTGGAGCGCGTGCGGGTGGACTCCCGCGAGAACTACCTCAACGTCGTCTCCTTCTGCCGCCGTTTCCTGCCCGAGATGGCGCAGCGGGTGGAGTACTACCCGGGCGAGCGGCCCCTGTTCGACCTCTACAACATCGAGGACGAGATCCTGCGGGCGCTCAACCGCCGGGTGCCGCTGAAGTCCGGCGGCCACCTGGTCATCGACCAGACCGAGGCGATGACCACCGTGGACGTGAACACCGGCGCCTACGTGGGCCACCGCACCCTGGAAGAGACCATCTTCAAGACCAACCTGGAGGCGGCGCAGGCCATCGCCCGGCAACTGCGGCTGCGTAACCTGGGTGGCATCATCATCGTCGATTTCATCGACATGGTGGAGGAGGAACACAAGCGCCAGGTGCTGCGGGCCCTGGAAAAGGCCCTGCAGAAGGACCACGCCAAGACCCAGATCAGCGGCGTCTCCGCCCTCGGCCTGGTGGAGATGACCCGCAAGCGCACCCGCGAGAGCCTGGAACATCAGCTGTGCGAAGCGTGTCCAACCTGTGGCGGACGGGGGTCGGTGAAAAGCGCCGAGACCGTCTGCTACGAGATCTTCCGCGAGATCCTGCGCGAGGCCCGGCAGTTCGAATCGCGCCGACTGGTGGTGCTGGCCGCTGCCGAGGTGGTCGACCTGCTGCTGGAGGACGAGAGCACCAGCCTCGCACAACTGGAAGAGTTCATCGGTCGCCCCATCGAGCTGCAGGCGGAGAGCCTGTATACCCAGGAACAGTTCGATGTGGTGCTAATGTAA
- a CDS encoding Maf family protein has product MQPEYRPHLYLASNSPRRRELLDRIGVHYAWLNPDVEETPGEDESPEVFVLRLALDKARAGYQSLQDKPERERLPVMGADTVVVLDSDILGKPRSREHGLEMLQSLSGTTHRVLTGVALVDDREATRLSVSHVTFREISRAEIERYWETGEPQDKAGGYAIQGRAAVFVEHMEGSYSGVMGLPLFETAQLLEEFEIDYQRHW; this is encoded by the coding sequence ATGCAACCGGAATACCGACCGCACCTTTACCTGGCATCCAACTCCCCCCGGCGACGGGAACTGCTGGACCGCATCGGCGTCCACTACGCCTGGCTGAACCCCGACGTGGAGGAAACGCCGGGGGAGGATGAAAGCCCCGAAGTCTTCGTGCTGCGCCTGGCCCTGGACAAGGCCCGCGCCGGTTACCAAAGCCTGCAGGACAAACCGGAGCGGGAGCGCCTCCCGGTGATGGGGGCGGACACGGTGGTGGTTCTGGACAGCGACATCCTCGGCAAGCCGCGCAGCCGGGAGCACGGACTGGAAATGCTGCAGTCGCTGTCCGGCACCACCCACCGGGTGCTCACCGGCGTGGCCCTGGTGGACGACCGCGAGGCCACCCGCCTGTCGGTCAGCCACGTCACCTTTCGCGAGATCAGCCGCGCCGAGATCGAGCGCTACTGGGAGACCGGCGAGCCCCAGGACAAGGCCGGCGGCTACGCCATCCAGGGCCGGGCGGCGGTCTTCGTGGAGCACATGGAGGGGAGCTACTCCGGCGTGATGGGCCTCCCGCTGTTCGAGACCGCTCAGCTGTTGGAAGAATTCGAAATCGATTACCAACGGCACTGGTAA
- the lptE gene encoding LPS assembly lipoprotein LptE yields the protein MRRVVRLGFILLLALLLTACGWQLRGVGGGAAGLDGTAVYVDGSPARDLRQALAEGLANSGADEVESLADADLVLRIVGDSRDRRSLAVDRQIQAREYELRYRLEFELENAEGDRLMDRNQITTVRGYRVDRDDPVGTDRREDELLLDLRRDAVRLMLLQVAANKDAEPQAEDNGDTPD from the coding sequence ATGCGTCGCGTGGTAAGGCTGGGATTCATCCTTCTGCTCGCCCTCTTGCTGACCGCCTGCGGTTGGCAGCTGCGTGGCGTGGGCGGCGGTGCCGCCGGGCTGGACGGCACCGCGGTCTACGTGGACGGCTCCCCGGCGCGCGACCTGCGCCAGGCTCTGGCCGAGGGGCTCGCGAACAGCGGCGCGGACGAGGTCGAGTCCCTGGCGGATGCTGATCTGGTGCTGCGCATCGTGGGCGATTCCCGGGACCGGCGATCACTGGCGGTGGACCGGCAGATCCAGGCCCGCGAGTACGAGCTGCGCTACCGGTTGGAGTTCGAGCTGGAGAACGCCGAGGGCGACCGCCTGATGGACCGCAACCAGATCACCACCGTGCGCGGCTACCGGGTGGACCGGGACGACCCCGTGGGCACCGACCGGCGCGAGGATGAACTGTTGCTGGACCTGCGTCGCGACGCGGTGCGCCTGATGCTACTCCAGGTGGCGGCCAACAAGGATGCCGAACCGCAGGCCGAGGATAACGGCGACACGCCGGACTGA
- the rsfS gene encoding ribosome silencing factor, which translates to MSETEISLEQLETLLREALDDIKAEDVVFLDVRGRTPMTDLIVVASGRSTRHVASVADSVADDLREQGIRPMGIEGEPGSEWILLDLGDAVLHVMTPEARDFYRLERLWSVDEHAAPGAPDEERAQGGNH; encoded by the coding sequence ATGAGTGAGACCGAGATCAGTCTGGAACAGCTGGAAACCCTGCTGCGTGAGGCCCTGGACGACATCAAGGCCGAGGACGTGGTCTTCCTGGATGTCCGGGGCCGGACCCCGATGACCGACCTGATCGTGGTGGCCAGCGGCCGGTCCACCCGCCACGTGGCCTCGGTGGCCGACAGCGTGGCGGACGACCTGCGCGAACAGGGTATCCGCCCCATGGGCATCGAGGGCGAGCCGGGGTCCGAATGGATCCTGCTCGACCTGGGCGATGCCGTACTGCACGTGATGACCCCGGAGGCGCGAGATTTCTACCGGCTGGAGCGGCTCTGGAGCGTGGACGAGCACGCCGCCCCCGGTGCGCCGGACGAGGAGCGGGCCCAGGGCGGCAACCACTGA
- the holA gene encoding DNA polymerase III subunit delta yields the protein MQLKPHDIPRHLQRNLLPAYLVAGDEPLLIQESVDALRAAARAQGYDEREVLEVEPGFEWERLQHAAGNLSLFSERRLIELRLPDGKPGAEGARALQDYCAKAPPDTLLLVISGRLPGKARQSAWVKALEGLGALVYCWPVGPREFPGWLRRRLQHHGLQPSDDAIELLVARSEGNLLAANQEVEKLALLHGQGPLDGDTVAAAVADSARYDLNDLGDAMLTGDRGRAWHVLQGLREEGTAAPLVLWAVARDLRAVADLRCKRPAKPEWERFLRGHGIFRPRVPRIAGAARRGQRQEWLHLLSRCAEVDRTVKGVGEGRAWDELARVVDAAARLVASG from the coding sequence GTGCAACTGAAACCGCACGACATCCCCCGCCACCTTCAGCGCAACCTGTTGCCCGCCTACCTGGTGGCGGGGGACGAGCCCCTGCTGATCCAGGAGAGCGTCGATGCCCTGCGGGCCGCCGCGCGCGCCCAGGGCTACGACGAACGCGAGGTGCTGGAGGTGGAGCCCGGCTTCGAGTGGGAGCGCCTGCAGCACGCTGCCGGCAACCTCTCCCTGTTCTCCGAGCGGCGACTCATCGAACTGCGCCTGCCCGACGGCAAGCCGGGCGCCGAGGGGGCGCGGGCGCTGCAGGATTACTGCGCCAAGGCGCCGCCGGACACCCTGTTGCTGGTGATCAGTGGCCGGTTGCCGGGCAAGGCGCGGCAGAGCGCCTGGGTCAAGGCCCTGGAGGGGCTGGGGGCGTTGGTCTACTGCTGGCCGGTCGGGCCGCGGGAGTTCCCCGGCTGGTTGCGCCGCCGGCTCCAGCACCACGGCCTGCAGCCCAGCGACGACGCCATCGAACTGCTGGTGGCCCGCTCCGAGGGCAACCTGTTGGCGGCCAACCAGGAGGTGGAAAAGCTGGCCCTCCTGCACGGCCAGGGGCCCCTCGACGGTGATACGGTGGCCGCGGCCGTGGCCGATAGCGCCCGCTACGACCTCAACGACCTGGGCGACGCCATGCTGACCGGCGACCGCGGCCGCGCCTGGCACGTGCTGCAGGGGTTGCGCGAGGAGGGCACGGCGGCGCCGCTGGTGCTCTGGGCCGTGGCCCGCGACCTGCGGGCGGTGGCGGACCTGCGGTGCAAGCGGCCGGCCAAGCCGGAGTGGGAGCGCTTCCTGCGCGGTCACGGCATTTTCAGGCCGCGGGTGCCGCGGATCGCGGGTGCGGCCCGGCGTGGCCAGCGCCAGGAGTGGCTGCACCTGCTGTCGCGCTGCGCCGAGGTGGACCGCACCGTGAAAGGGGTCGGGGAAGGGCGCGCCTGGGATGAGCTGGCCCGGGTGGTGGACGCCGCCGCGCGCCTGGTCGCGTCAGGGTGA
- a CDS encoding bacteriohemerythrin, whose product MAYLEWSPELDTGIQAIDRQHRKIVDYINQLHDARLQGDRGVIGEVINGLVDYTQSHFVFEEQMMEDAGYPLSRGHKRIHESFIKRVAAYQQRFEADEDVAEELHDLLKRWLYNHIKHDDACYVDDVLGNIEGLMKEPAKKEEEESWVARSLRRIFGR is encoded by the coding sequence ATGGCTTACCTGGAATGGTCGCCCGAACTGGATACGGGCATCCAAGCAATCGACAGGCAGCACCGGAAGATCGTGGACTACATCAATCAGCTCCACGACGCGCGGCTCCAGGGTGACCGGGGTGTCATCGGCGAGGTGATCAACGGGCTGGTGGACTACACCCAGTCCCACTTCGTCTTCGAGGAGCAGATGATGGAGGACGCCGGCTATCCGCTGTCGCGGGGTCACAAGCGGATCCACGAGTCGTTCATCAAGCGGGTCGCCGCCTACCAGCAGCGCTTCGAGGCCGACGAGGACGTGGCCGAGGAGCTGCACGATCTGCTAAAACGCTGGCTTTATAACCATATCAAGCACGACGACGCCTGTTACGTGGACGATGTGCTGGGCAACATCGAGGGCCTGATGAAGGAACCGGCAAAAAAAGAAGAGGAAGAGAGCTGGGTCGCTCGCAGTCTGCGGCGCATCTTCGGTCGCTGA
- a CDS encoding glutamate-5-semialdehyde dehydrogenase, producing MTEDIRAYMQTLGQQARDAAREMARADTGHKNAALHAMADALEEHAGDLKRANAEDLENGRANNLDAALLDRLELNDERIQGMAAGLRQIAGLPDPVGAIRDLAYRPSGIQVGRMRVPLGVIGIIYESRPNVTADAAALCLKSGNAAILRGGSEARHSNAAIADCVRAGLERAGLPRDAVQVVGTTDRAAVGELIRMDKYVDVLVPRGGKGLIERITAEASVPVIKHLDGICHVYIDDDANPEKAISVAYNAKTQRLGTCNTMETLLVAESMAGRVLPELGRRYRESEVEIRGCAQTREYIPEAVPARDEDWATEYLDAIVSIRVVPGLDEAIEHIDRHSSGHTESILTENWSRAQRFLREVDSSSVMVNASTRFADGFEYGLGAEIGISTDKLHARGPVGLEGLTTEKFIVLGDGQIRE from the coding sequence ATGACCGAAGACATTCGCGCTTACATGCAGACCCTCGGGCAGCAGGCCCGCGACGCCGCCCGGGAGATGGCCCGTGCGGACACCGGCCACAAGAACGCCGCCCTGCACGCCATGGCGGACGCCCTGGAGGAGCACGCCGGCGACCTCAAGCGGGCCAATGCCGAGGACCTGGAGAATGGTCGCGCCAACAACCTGGATGCGGCCCTGCTCGACCGGCTGGAGCTCAACGACGAGCGCATCCAGGGCATGGCCGCGGGGCTGCGCCAGATCGCCGGGTTGCCCGATCCCGTCGGCGCCATCCGCGACCTGGCCTACCGGCCGTCCGGTATCCAGGTGGGGCGCATGCGCGTTCCGCTGGGTGTCATCGGCATCATCTACGAGTCCCGCCCCAACGTCACCGCCGATGCGGCCGCGCTCTGTCTGAAGAGCGGCAATGCCGCCATCCTGCGCGGTGGCTCCGAGGCGCGCCACTCCAACGCCGCCATTGCCGACTGCGTGCGCGCCGGGCTGGAGCGCGCCGGGCTGCCCCGCGATGCCGTGCAGGTGGTGGGCACTACCGACCGTGCCGCGGTGGGTGAGCTGATCCGCATGGACAAGTACGTGGACGTGCTGGTGCCCCGCGGCGGCAAGGGCCTGATCGAGCGCATCACCGCCGAGGCGAGCGTCCCGGTCATCAAGCACCTGGACGGGATCTGCCACGTCTACATCGACGACGACGCCAACCCGGAGAAGGCCATCAGCGTGGCCTACAACGCCAAGACGCAGCGCCTGGGTACCTGCAACACCATGGAGACCCTGCTGGTGGCGGAGTCCATGGCCGGGCGGGTGTTGCCCGAACTGGGCCGCCGCTACCGCGAGTCCGAGGTGGAAATACGGGGGTGCGCGCAGACCCGCGAGTACATCCCGGAGGCGGTGCCCGCCCGCGACGAGGACTGGGCCACCGAGTACCTGGACGCCATCGTCTCCATCCGCGTGGTGCCGGGGCTGGATGAGGCCATCGAGCACATCGACCGGCACAGCTCCGGCCATACCGAGAGCATCCTCACCGAGAACTGGTCCCGCGCCCAGCGCTTCCTGCGCGAGGTGGACTCCAGCTCGGTGATGGTCAACGCCTCCACCCGGTTCGCCGACGGCTTCGAGTACGGTCTGGGTGCCGAGATCGGCATCAGCACCGACAAGCTGCACGCCCGCGGGCCGGTCGGTCTGGAGGGGCTGACCACCGAGAAGTTCATCGTGCTCGGGGACGGCCAGATCCGCGAATAG
- a CDS encoding bacteriohemerythrin, with translation MSYLFWSSELDTGIKSIDQQHKRIVEYINRLDDARAQGSRQLIGEVIDGLVDYTQSHFSFEEKMMEDAGYPLLRGHRRVHQMFIKQVADYQQRFEAGEDVAEELHSLLKRWLFNHIKHDDASYVTDVKASMQDLETDSGEEDGEQEGWLARNLRRFFGRSSG, from the coding sequence GTGAGTTACCTGTTCTGGTCCAGCGAGCTGGACACCGGCATCAAATCGATCGACCAGCAGCACAAGCGTATCGTCGAGTACATCAACCGCCTGGATGACGCCCGTGCCCAGGGCAGCCGGCAACTCATCGGCGAAGTCATCGACGGGCTGGTGGACTACACCCAGTCCCACTTCTCCTTCGAGGAGAAGATGATGGAGGATGCCGGCTATCCGCTGTTGCGGGGGCATCGCCGGGTGCACCAGATGTTCATCAAGCAGGTGGCCGATTATCAGCAGCGCTTCGAGGCCGGGGAGGACGTGGCCGAGGAGCTGCACAGCCTGCTCAAGCGCTGGCTCTTCAACCACATCAAGCACGACGACGCCTCCTACGTGACTGACGTTAAGGCCAGCATGCAGGACCTGGAGACGGATTCCGGGGAGGAGGACGGCGAGCAGGAGGGCTGGCTGGCCCGCAACCTGCGCCGCTTCTTCGGCAGGTCGTCGGGGTAG